tcatcaaaagtaactcagttacttcaagttactcgttactttaaaagtaactagttactagggaaagtaactttggttttactcagacttctcttgttaatgttttgcttccgtaactggatacccagacagactgccagtcttctagcttgcttacttgccacaagtgcactgtgccacctaccaacagaaaggaaaaaataatgtgcatacttccacgagagaaatcccacgcctggaccatcGTCGactgccgccatgattctagcctacgtcacagcgtcatgtgcgctttttacatccaacacaaaaactgcagtcgtggtgcttttgattgtactcagaactcagaaattctgccttctgaataggaagatgtaggtaacaccagactgcagatgagctgcatccagggctggactgggacaaaaaaatcgacccgggcattttgactagagaccggcccaccattataggaaaaatcataaagcctttgaatgaaaacaaacactgttgtgactagggatgggtatcgtttaggttttatccgataccggtgccaaaccggtacttttgaaatggtgccggtgcttaaacagtgctcaaaccggtgcttaaagaatggagaacacaaaattggtccaaaaacctctcatgttcagctttttcttttgtaaaaagataacaatgttagccttttctgcagctatagggcatatatggtatcactcttggctggaagcagtgcttaaacaatggaaaaaacacaaactttgtccaaaaacctctcatgtttagctgttttccactttttctttggtcatttgagcctttttggccagggtgaagggagcatctgccatcaaacaagaagacagccgcatgtaactacgacggtgtttgctagttcaccttacatgcattaatgtaataacgtggttagcctactcaacgttaattacacacgaacaacatgaagctactcacgcagaggagaacggctgctgctgccatcatcatcctcatcatttctgctacactggcagggctaggggccaggactctcctcttcgggtttttgggggatgttgctaactccaggtccgataacaggcaccacacccgcagtagatgtgcacggtgtgaggtctcgcagcaagctatcaaatacggcgcatttctcggctttaaaaaaaaacgctatgcgtcgccaggtgtttcatcagattcgaggtgttacctcctttgacagtatcacagtatcagcttaaagcacttgttgcaggctgctgagtttgcatcttttgctgtgaagtacagccagacttttgaccgcttcgccttgggcatttttaatctgtagctctgctctaaaagaacgtacgtacctggccccgcctactatcctcggaaacgtaaaatgattggctagaattggctcaggaaaaaaaaaagcaccgaaatgtgcgctgcttttcggtctggttactaccgtttatgtcagaaccggtgccatgatggcaccggacaccggtacccatccctagctgtgacagtgatgtacactgtcttgatggtatatatgtatcaatctatcaatcgtttgttgtaagactcagataattatttattaaaagctagacattttaaatgagaataataaagaaaagtatttctttgtgcccccctttccctgttaatgccctacctggccccctggcatcactttgctagacccgcccctgcacagttaccagctgtcagctacttagaaaaggatcctggtgttatttgtctgtcagaaacagttcataacttcaactcattcatgtcacctaaagggtaaacctgtttctccatcacctgttcagctctgatgattcagtaaggacatctcctggtttcatctgcatgtttccctctcaccagataaccaaaccgacatcatgaccagcagctttacagctgtggctccagcaaacatcagctgatactagaaattaatattaaataaattctaacaacagctgatcaagcttaaacttgctgctgttgtttaacgcgacatccgctggtttcctctttctggcgcaaagtgggcgataaataaacaagagagaaaagccgatcagctgatcattgatcagtttcgtgattgaagtagaaacaggagagggagggagagaatgagagaagaagaggcagctgacagcgtaaacacagaataactccaactttgtgtctttttcattgtagctgaagtccgggacaaactgttccttttcacctcagtacgaaacgcataatgttttctctgaatacgagacgattccgttttttagggcacggttggcaactctaataattaaccttatgaacaaaataaagttcaacatcagtaacatagcacccacacagctgtatagaaactccgtcatgctagctagcgcGCAGtgcgaaaaagtcagcataacgaaaataaactccacctaaacttagTTTATATCTGAGcctgatagactgcaggtcataacttcttacctgaagttcagttcacctgacacgcggaccggcggccgcttcgggtctctcctcttgcctccactttctctcatccacctgctggcctccaccacttgctaatgttactgtggaagctccgcgatagccaccacaTGAAGTAACGAATAatgagcctatctaaatcccagtaacgagtaacgcgttcctgattttggcataataactagttactgtgctcgttaccacaataataacgtagttactgtaacgcgttacttaataacgcgttagtcccaacactggaaATCAGGAATATCAAAAAGACTAACTCTGGAATTCTTAATGTCTAATATAGTctaatgtttcttaaatgaaagaaatgaggCTGAATGAGCTTTCATATGTGAGACTGAAAATTAAAATCCTGATCAAAAACAATACCAAGGTTCTGGACTGATCTAAAGACTGACATCCGTAGAGAAGCTATCAGGGTCAAACACAAAAACCTCTGTTTTTTCAGGATTGAGATGCAGGAAATCTAATGACATCCAATTTGAAATAGCAGTGAAGCATTCATTGAGGCTATTGATGTTATTAGGCTTTACACAGAAGTGGTTTGTATCTAAGGAGTTCTCTGAATATtctcaatcaatcaatcaatcaatcaatcaatcaatcaatcaatcaatcaatccctataataaacataataaacacTAAGAAGTATCCCTTTCTATTTCCACAGTGATGAATGTATTGGTGTATTTCCACTTAGGAAGGTCAGAAACAaacaagttttttaaaaaatggagtTTAATACATAGTAACCagcagtggggggaaaaaaagcaaattcTAGCTACAAAAATCACAGTCACTCTACAGACGTCTGCTACCTCTATGCACAAAATATTTCATACCTGCAGACTAGTCAAGCTTAAAAACTCACCTGGGCAGgagataaatatttaaaacactaGTAGGAAATAGCAGACATACCTGAGTCTCGCCTTTCTCAATACGTTTAGATCACGGGCGTTGAATACTTAATAGCGCATACAGCAATCAAATGAACAAATCAGTGTGCACATAATCTGCATAAATTATACAGATTGTATACAGATTGCATACAAATTAAACGTTTAAACGTTTTGGCTTTAGTGCCAGGCTGCTTTTACAACTTGAAAGCAGCTGGCCTTTGTTTTTATCCATTAATACGCATATATACCTACACATTAATGTAAGCAACATTCCTGTGAAGCTTGTTTTTCACGTTATAAACTATGTTAAACTGTAAATTACCATAATTTACAATTTACAAGTTGGTGAGAAAATACGAAGTCCTTGTGGCACACCTTGTTTAATCTCTGCCTGGTGTCCTCAGTCGGGCCTGTGTTACGAAGTTTGGTCACCTTTTGCACtagtacacatacacacagaaaagtatcaAACCTATCAAGTTCCGGCTATTCAAACTTACCTGCCGAGGAGGTAAGGATCCAAAAGGCGAGGAAATAACGATAAATCATTTCTAAACCGTCTGAAAAGGCAGTTACGTCGCTGGTGTCCCTTATTTGGGATACTTTCACTTTCTTCTCCCAGCTAAATCAGTCTCTTTTCACCGAACAAGTCTGTATTGACCTGCAGCCTACCAATCTCTTCACAGCACCTGCATCTAAACCGAAACCTGCAGTTGGACTGGCTGCCAAGTCCCATACAAACGAGCAGGCACAGAGTAAAGGTAAGACAAGCACCACCCCCTCTAAATGTTTCCGGTGCCGGTGTAGACGGCCAGTAGTTcgtctttaaaaatatatgtctTTGATTGTTTTCGTGCCTCAACAGTCGCATTTTatttttcgttttgtttttgtaataggGTAACTAAAAAATCATAATAATGTGAACACTGTCAGTATTTCGtctttaaatctttatttatttgatcGTTCGTGATAGAGCCTATATTACTAGTTTGTCGAAAAGcgaaaaaccccaaaacactacAACAGTTAATCGCACACAATTCGCTAATCGCCAGTTCATCTTGCAACCTGGTGTCTCTTCATTTCCCGACTTTCACAAAAAGTGTGGAACTCTTAATAACGCTTAGCTACTTTTCACCACTTGATGGCAGCGATCACAAGGAAACGGATTAgaggttcagttttgtttgacaTGTCAGTTTATGTGTTAATACGCAGGTAACCTGTGTTGCGTTCAAATACCATTGCATTTAATAAAGCAACATTAACGTGTAGAGTTCAGAGTTAGTTtgctaaataaaaacataaaagaaaaaaaaatccaaaagttAAATGAGTTGCTTTTGAAttgctctttctttcatttgcaACTTTAAATTTCTTTGGCAGTGAATAAGAAACTTATAAGATAATGATTTagcaaatgtttcatttttgtatttgtgtttgtaGACTTATTGTGACCTGTTGTAATGTTGTAATCCACACTTTTCTGAGAAAGCTTAACTACAAACTCAATGTTTGCTAAAAACATCATAGTGATTAATTTGTTACAAAACGGTAACAAAGATAAAGTAAACATTGTAATGcatgcagaaaaaaacatttttcttatcTTTGAACATGTTTTTACTGTTCATGCACAATCCTACAACCACTCTTAGCACCAAAATAAGTCCTGTTCACGATGCCTGTGTCACTGGCTCTCTGAGGCAGGTgttattctgtgtatatgtgtgtaggACTTCATGAGGGTCACACTGCCATGGTGCGAGACTCCCATTGGTAAAACGCATTCCTCTGTCAAAACCCCTCGGGCGACATCCCAGcacatcactgtggagatgACTTGGTTTTTGTTATCTCTTCCTCCAGTGATGAAAAGTTTGTTGTTACAAGCAGCGATGGCACAGCTTGCTCTCTCCCCCAGACGAGTCACAAGGGTCCAGGAATCAGATAGAGGAGAGTAGCAGTACATGGCATGCATGGCACCGCCTGAGACCACAAAGAGAATTGGACAGGTATCAAATCAATGTACAGTATACAATATGTACAATATCTGTACCGATAATTACAACAAAAGtctgaaaatatattaaatatataagaACTAAAAGCAATCGTGATAGAAAAAAAGCTCATGTGAATGTTGCTGCAATATTCTAAAAGTCAAGTAGAAAAACCATTTATGTTAACTGAGTAAATGTAGTTAGTGgcatttaaacactgacatTTAAACACTTACCAACTACATAGATGCAGTTCTTGAAAGTAACAGCATTAGTGCATTTAGTTTCAATGGGTATGGGTGCTTTCAGTTCCCAGCCGCCTGTCCCTGGCTCCCAGCACTGGACCTTATCGGTGGCCAGCTTTCCATTCGGCCCACCACCAATCACATAGATCCATCTGTCAAAGCTTGCAGCAGCAAATGAGCTCACACCTACTGCAAGAGGTGTCACCTGCAGTAAATAAGAGGCGTATATAAGTATGTCTGAATCAAAACAGTAAGGCAATTTAAAAAGCTAAAAGATGTAAACAAAAGACGCTAACTTAAAAAAAGATGTTAGTTGCAAGTGATGACAGAACACCAGAGGCAGGTGAAAGTCCAAAACTGAAAGCTTTACTTTCAGGCTGGAGATCACACATAAGTCAGTTATTGAGGTAAATAAAATAGGAAGGCAACAGGCATAGGATCAAAAATTCAATGGGATGGAATTTCTGAacaggaaaataaaacacatagaATACAAATGCATAACATAACATAAGTAACTTATGTAACACATGAGGTATAGTAAAACCTAAGTTCTAAAAAATCTGGGCCACTATGTAAAttgcaaataaaaaacacatcgCAATGATTTACAAATAGCACAGACccatatttttatgtttaaactgagagattttaagattttgtcaaaaaatatttggtttttttttagtttgagcAACAGTTATCTAAAAAGTCCACGAatgctgtaaaatgtaaatctgAAAGAAGATTTTGCAACAAAATGGAAAATAGAAGAGACAAATTCCAATTTGAAATTCTTTTAGAACATATGGGCGCTGTGACCTCTGACTTATCAGCACTCTGTTCAAAAGCCTTCGTCTCTGATGGTATGGTGGGGGCAATAGTGGCTGTGGAAATGGCAGCTTACAGAGATTGACACATGTTTTAGAGCAAAGTATGTTCCCTTCCAGATAGCCTTTTTTCACAGATAttcttgcatatttcagcaagacaattcTAAACTGCAGCCTACAGCAGCATGGCTTCACAGTAGAAGAGTCAGTGTGCTGAACTGGCCTGAATGCAGTCCAGATCTTTCAGCAACTGCAAACATTTGTCacattatgaaataaaaaatacgACAAAGAAGACCCTACACTATTTAGTAGCTTTAACCCTCTATCAGACAAGAGTGGAGGAAAAATTCTTTCCTTAAGGTCCCAAAACTGGTGTCCTCAGTTCCCAGACATTTACCGACTGatgttaaaagaagaggggatgctACACAATTACAAATCTCCTTGCcccaactttttaaaaacatgttgctTTCATCAAATATGTTGCTTTTGTGAAATTCCAAATGATCTCAAAATCTTACATGTTATAAGTTTAAACATGcgatatgttttctgtgttctgttGTGAATAAAACGTGTTATTATGAGAGTTGCAAAACAtcaaattctgtttttatgtaCGTTTGCCACACCTTCCCAACTTTTGGGGGCAACTGGAGTTGTATATTAAACTGCACTAGGTTAAAGAAGAATATATTAGATGAGAAATCGCTCATCGAAGGTGGTGGTGCAGAAAACTGGGAACAACACCCAGAACACCCAGAGTgcatgataaaaacaagactgtccaaataaaacagatttgaaaacatgaattaaaattaaaatgcttttaaaatgcattaaaatgctGCACAGATTGAAGTTGCTGGTAATTCCCTTTTGCTTACTTTTTATTAGGAACTACAAACAATACCCTTCACATATATACAGTTGTAGTTAATATGAAAATTTTGCCACTTTGAGAAACTGTGTTTACCTGCATCCAGCGATTATGAAAAGGATCATAGGCCTCAACACTAGAAAGCCTCTGAACTCCATCAAACCCTCCCAGTGCGTACACTTTCCCACAATGAACTGCCATCTTGTGTCTCCAGCGCCCAGTCGACAGGGGCTCGATTTGGATCCACTTGTCCAGGGCACCATTGTATTTCCAGACATCATGCTGTGTCTCCTTACCTCCTACAGCAACAAGAccattaaagaaaaatgtgattaTCTGTACAAATATTGCTTTCATTCCAAAATACTGACATATGACCCGTCTTTAGTAATAACTGTGTTGGGACTCTGCACTAAGTTATCATGCTGTTTAAAGATGTAGAAATCCTGCGTGCTAGTCATAGCATTTACAGTCTGCGTGTTCCACTTAACTAGAACTGTCAGTTCCTGCGTTGGGAAACACCTAAAACCACAGCAACTGTTAGTGCAGAAATAATGTCACGACttcctgttgttttgttttgttcatacTATAAATTCCTAAATTCTCATTACATTTGAATACCAGTGAAGTGCACACTTCACGGGTAATAACAACAAGGAGCAATCATCAGAACAATTTCACAAGTGAAGCCTTTCTATGAAAAAAGAATATGTTCACTCACCAGATATGTATACTTCATTGTGGAAAGTGATACAAGCAAATTCCACCCATTTTCTATTTTGGGACTCATCCTCTAATTCTGTCAATGGCATCCTGGCGACCTCCAGTCGGCTGCGTCTGAGAGGGTCCAAACATGTGACAGTGGAAATGAAGCGTTCGTCTTTGGTGCAGCCTCCAATGATCAAGAATACTTCTGACAGAAAGTGCTGCACACGTGGTTTGGTTCGTTCTGAGACCACCTGCAAAAAAGGTCAAACATATATGAAACTTGGACATGAGACAAAcaattattaacaacaataaacACAATATGCCCAGCGGTTTATACTGACCTCCCTGCCAGAGAGATGATAAATGCGGGCCTCTTGCAACAAAG
This DNA window, taken from Oreochromis niloticus isolate F11D_XX linkage group LG16, O_niloticus_UMD_NMBU, whole genome shotgun sequence, encodes the following:
- the klhl6 gene encoding kelch-like protein 6 yields the protein MSDSLERTTDCPLPLLAEESSVNEEKGNVTGPSELRWEDGGLPMELQKGMETLRVNRELTDVTLRVQGHDFACHRAILAAASHYFRAMFCSGLKESHEERVEMKGLDSGTMHCLLEYTYTSRALLTHSNVQRILEAASQFQFLRVVDACSSFLSKSMQLDTCIGILNLADRHALSALRSRAQDYITTQFSQVVQQQDFLELPMESLETVLQRDDLDVKCEECVFEALMHWVRARQDERYPLLARLLTHVRLPLLEPAYFVEKVESDELIRRCSEAFPLLQEARIYHLSGREVVSERTKPRVQHFLSEVFLIIGGCTKDERFISTVTCLDPLRRSRLEVARMPLTELEDESQNRKWVEFACITFHNEVYISGGKETQHDVWKYNGALDKWIQIEPLSTGRWRHKMAVHCGKVYALGGFDGVQRLSSVEAYDPFHNRWMQVTPLAVGVSSFAAASFDRWIYVIGGGPNGKLATDKVQCWEPGTGGWELKAPIPIETKCTNAVTFKNCIYVVGGAMHAMYCYSPLSDSWTLVTRLGERASCAIAACNNKLFITGGRDNKNQVISTVMCWDVARGVLTEECVLPMGVSHHGSVTLMKSYTHIHRITPASESQ